One window of Salegentibacter sp. Hel_I_6 genomic DNA carries:
- a CDS encoding sterol desaturase family protein, whose translation MFQDTEKLTLADIENLDFTTVIWVVAPLMFLFVLIEFLIGRKKYKNLYSGKDFLASTAIGIGNLILNGFMKIGVFMVFLFFFNLAPFRIPHTWWSYVLCLILLDFSRYWAHRLAHEQRFWWSTHVVHHSSEHYNLSTSFRLSWTQNLKIIFFLPVVLLGFHPLVFFIVHQLEVLYQFWIHTELIKKLPRPIEYIFTTPSHHRVHHSVNEKYIDKNYGSTFIFWDRIFGTFQEEDEKPRYGITKPVNSYNPFFLVFHEWIDISKDVWKSKSIKEAWIILFGSPVDKHREEMGITGKSDAEMSSIGKANEEFSVKAKKAN comes from the coding sequence ATGTTTCAAGACACCGAAAAACTCACCTTAGCCGATATAGAAAATCTCGATTTCACTACTGTAATCTGGGTGGTGGCTCCACTTATGTTCTTGTTTGTTCTTATTGAATTTTTAATTGGAAGAAAAAAATACAAAAATCTGTATTCTGGAAAAGACTTTTTAGCTTCTACAGCTATAGGGATTGGAAATTTAATCCTGAACGGATTTATGAAAATCGGGGTTTTTATGGTTTTCCTATTCTTTTTTAATTTGGCGCCTTTTAGAATTCCGCATACCTGGTGGTCTTATGTTTTATGTTTAATATTATTAGATTTTAGCAGGTATTGGGCGCATAGACTTGCACACGAACAGCGCTTTTGGTGGTCAACGCATGTGGTTCATCATTCATCTGAACATTATAATTTATCGACTTCTTTTAGGTTATCCTGGACGCAGAATTTAAAGATCATTTTCTTTTTACCAGTAGTTTTGTTGGGCTTCCATCCGCTGGTATTTTTTATTGTACATCAGCTCGAAGTACTTTATCAATTTTGGATTCATACTGAATTGATAAAAAAATTACCGAGACCAATTGAATATATTTTTACAACACCTTCACACCATAGGGTACACCATTCGGTAAATGAAAAATATATTGATAAAAATTATGGTTCCACTTTTATATTCTGGGACCGCATATTCGGAACTTTTCAGGAGGAAGACGAAAAACCCCGCTATGGTATTACAAAACCGGTAAATTCATACAATCCTTTTTTCCTGGTTTTCCACGAATGGATTGATATTAGTAAGGATGTTTGGAAATCGAAATCTATAAAAGAAGCCTGGATTATTCTATTCGGAAGCCCGGTAGATAAACATAGGGAAGAGATGGGGATTACAGGAAAATCTGACGCCGAAATGTCCAGTATTGGCAAAGCAAACGAAGAATTTAGTGTGAAAGCTAAGAAAGCAAATTAA
- a CDS encoding CocE/NonD family hydrolase, giving the protein MKLLRFSFILLFLNFLPVLTIAQEDYNVKEHYNKTEVDIPMRDGTKLHTTIYSPKDTSQEYPIIMQRTPYSSRPYGEGQFRSLIGPNEYLMKEGNIIVYQDVRGRWMSEGKYDNMRAIIPNKSGAEFDESSDTYDTIEWLIDNVDNNNGKVGTWGISYPGHYAVASLVDAHPALKAVSPQAGIGDFFFDDFHHNGAYLLSYWRATALFGYDKTGPTTEAWYDLPDLGTEDQYQFFLDVGPLSNLDEYYGEDNVFWQQLKEHPNYDEFWQSRGIIQHLEDIEPAVMVVGGLFDAEDLYGPFNTYKKIEETSDNYNIMVFGPWSHGDWARQTERQSVGNVYFGDNLSEDYQRNIETKFFNHFLKEEGDGQVDLAEAYVYDTGARAWNSYENWPPKDAESKVFYLGDNQKLTQEASENEETFVSDPKKPVSYNDEIKAVFTPREYMTGDQRFAGRRPDVLVFETEVLEEDMKLTGEIMARLKVATTGTAADWVVKVIDVYPPDAENYEETMDHLDMGNYHMMVRSEVMRGRFRNSFENPEPFVANEKTDVNITLQDINHTFKKGHKLQIQVQSTWFPLIDLNPQTYVPNIFKAEEEDFQKQTHSVFGDSAIEFSVLK; this is encoded by the coding sequence ATGAAATTATTGCGTTTTAGTTTTATCCTTTTATTTTTAAATTTTTTGCCTGTGCTAACAATTGCGCAGGAAGATTATAATGTAAAAGAGCATTATAATAAAACAGAGGTAGATATCCCGATGCGTGACGGTACCAAGCTGCACACCACAATTTATTCACCAAAAGATACTTCGCAGGAATATCCAATAATTATGCAAAGAACGCCATATAGCTCCAGGCCTTATGGTGAAGGGCAGTTTCGCTCGCTTATTGGTCCTAACGAGTATTTAATGAAAGAAGGTAATATCATCGTATACCAGGATGTTCGCGGACGTTGGATGAGTGAAGGGAAATACGATAATATGCGGGCAATTATTCCGAATAAATCAGGAGCTGAATTTGATGAATCCAGCGATACTTACGATACTATAGAATGGCTTATTGATAATGTAGATAACAATAATGGGAAGGTAGGAACCTGGGGAATTTCGTATCCCGGTCATTATGCAGTCGCTTCTTTGGTAGACGCACACCCGGCTTTAAAAGCAGTTTCTCCGCAAGCCGGAATTGGAGATTTCTTTTTTGACGATTTTCATCACAATGGCGCTTATTTATTGAGCTACTGGAGAGCCACCGCGCTTTTTGGATATGATAAAACCGGCCCAACTACAGAGGCCTGGTATGATTTACCAGATCTTGGAACAGAAGATCAGTATCAATTCTTTTTAGACGTTGGTCCTCTTAGTAATTTAGATGAGTATTATGGGGAAGACAATGTATTCTGGCAGCAGTTAAAAGAGCATCCAAACTATGATGAATTCTGGCAAAGTAGAGGCATTATTCAGCATTTAGAGGATATTGAACCTGCAGTAATGGTTGTAGGCGGTTTATTTGATGCTGAAGATCTGTATGGTCCTTTTAATACTTACAAGAAAATCGAAGAAACTAGCGATAATTACAACATAATGGTTTTTGGCCCGTGGAGCCACGGGGACTGGGCGAGACAAACAGAAAGACAGTCTGTGGGGAATGTTTATTTTGGAGACAATCTTTCTGAAGACTATCAGCGAAATATAGAAACTAAATTCTTCAATCATTTTCTTAAAGAAGAAGGTGATGGCCAGGTAGATCTCGCTGAAGCCTATGTTTATGATACTGGCGCCAGAGCATGGAACTCTTACGAGAACTGGCCTCCAAAAGACGCTGAATCTAAAGTTTTTTATTTAGGAGATAATCAAAAACTTACCCAGGAAGCTTCCGAAAATGAAGAAACCTTTGTAAGTGATCCTAAAAAACCGGTTTCGTATAACGACGAGATTAAAGCGGTTTTCACTCCAAGAGAGTATATGACCGGTGACCAGCGATTTGCGGGAAGAAGGCCTGATGTTTTGGTTTTTGAAACCGAGGTGTTGGAAGAAGATATGAAACTTACCGGGGAGATTATGGCCCGCCTAAAAGTTGCAACAACGGGAACTGCGGCAGATTGGGTTGTGAAAGTGATAGACGTTTACCCGCCAGATGCCGAAAATTATGAGGAAACTATGGATCATTTAGATATGGGTAATTACCATATGATGGTGCGTAGTGAAGTAATGAGAGGGCGTTTTAGAAACAGTTTTGAAAATCCTGAGCCATTCGTCGCTAATGAAAAAACCGATGTAAATATTACGCTTCAGGATATAAACCATACGTTTAAGAAAGGTCATAAATTGCAAATCCAGGTGCAGAGTACCTGGTTTCCGCTTATAGATCTTAATCCACAAACCTATGTGCCAAATATTTTTAAGGCTGAAGAAGAAGATTTTCAGAAACAAACACACAGCGTTTTTGGGGATTCAGCTATAGAATTTTCAGTATTAAAATAA
- a CDS encoding thioredoxin family protein, translating into MKYLASLLIFLIPLFQVQAQYFNDGSEDSQMDDPISWEASVEKENDSIFTLIFTANLEEGWHLYSQNEADIDIAPIATTFSYNNDEENFELLGETEEPDVEPIYDQVFEADITYFEGEAVFKQQIKVLAETKPEIIAEIYFSVCDDEKCLPPETERFNISLENDEITEGFTDLEISEKDKKLTEALNINVSGMEKYAPEEEEGNNFLNIFLLGFIGGLIALLTPCVFPMIPLTVSFFTKGAKNRQKGLLNAILYGFFIFSIYLLLSLPFHLLDSVNPEILNNISTNVTLNIIFFIIFIIFAFSFFGYYEITLPSSWSNKMDDKASSIGGFVGIFFMALTLALVSFSCTGPILGSLLGGSLTSDGGAMQLSMGMGGFGLALALPFALFALFPNWLNSLPKSGGWLNTVKVTLGFIELGLAFKFLSNADLVEHWGLLKREIFLGIWILAGLGLMAYLFGFIRFPHDGPKKKISKARFGVGVITFFFVLYLIPGLTNTSAANLKLLSGFPPPLFYSVYDKGTDAPLGLTAYKDWDKGLEAAREQNKPIILDFTGWACVNCRKMEEQVWSEPGVYDILNDEYILISLYVDDRKELPKKAQFNYMKPKGGIKPIKTIGDKWATFQTLNFQNNSQPFYVLLDNEVNLLNEPVGYTPKASEYLSWLEEGLAKFREVAEN; encoded by the coding sequence ATGAAATACCTGGCGAGTCTGCTCATCTTTTTAATTCCTTTATTTCAGGTACAGGCACAATATTTTAACGATGGGAGCGAAGACTCCCAAATGGACGACCCCATTAGCTGGGAGGCTTCCGTAGAAAAAGAAAACGATAGCATTTTCACCTTAATTTTTACTGCAAACCTGGAAGAAGGCTGGCATTTATATTCGCAAAATGAAGCCGATATTGATATTGCGCCAATCGCTACTACTTTCTCTTATAATAATGATGAAGAAAATTTTGAGCTTCTTGGCGAAACCGAAGAACCCGATGTTGAGCCAATTTACGACCAGGTTTTTGAAGCCGATATCACCTATTTTGAAGGTGAGGCAGTTTTTAAACAACAAATAAAAGTACTTGCTGAAACTAAACCTGAAATTATTGCTGAAATTTATTTTTCGGTTTGTGATGATGAAAAATGTTTACCTCCGGAAACCGAACGTTTTAATATTTCCCTTGAAAACGATGAAATAACTGAAGGTTTTACTGATCTTGAAATTTCAGAAAAAGACAAAAAACTTACCGAAGCATTAAATATCAATGTTTCAGGAATGGAAAAATATGCGCCTGAAGAGGAGGAAGGCAATAATTTTTTGAATATTTTTTTACTCGGTTTTATCGGCGGATTGATAGCGCTTTTAACTCCCTGTGTTTTTCCTATGATTCCGCTTACGGTTTCCTTTTTTACCAAAGGCGCTAAAAACCGACAAAAAGGTCTCTTAAATGCAATTCTATATGGTTTCTTTATTTTTTCGATCTATCTTTTACTCAGTTTACCTTTTCATTTGTTGGATAGTGTAAATCCAGAGATCCTCAATAATATCTCTACCAATGTTACGCTGAATATTATTTTCTTTATCATTTTTATCATTTTCGCGTTCTCATTTTTCGGGTATTACGAAATAACTTTACCGAGTTCCTGGAGTAATAAAATGGACGATAAAGCTTCCAGTATTGGTGGCTTTGTGGGTATTTTCTTTATGGCGCTTACTTTGGCTTTGGTTTCCTTTTCCTGTACTGGGCCAATCTTAGGTTCGCTACTTGGCGGGTCGCTTACCAGCGATGGTGGCGCGATGCAACTTTCTATGGGAATGGGAGGTTTTGGACTGGCGTTGGCTTTGCCTTTCGCCCTTTTTGCCTTATTTCCAAATTGGCTTAATTCTTTGCCAAAAAGTGGCGGTTGGTTAAATACGGTAAAAGTGACTTTAGGTTTTATTGAATTAGGGCTTGCTTTTAAATTCCTTTCTAATGCTGATCTTGTAGAACATTGGGGACTTTTAAAACGCGAAATTTTCCTCGGAATCTGGATTCTTGCGGGGTTAGGCTTAATGGCTTATTTATTCGGATTTATTCGTTTTCCACACGACGGACCTAAAAAGAAAATCAGTAAGGCCAGGTTTGGTGTTGGTGTGATCACCTTCTTTTTTGTGCTTTATTTAATTCCCGGTTTAACCAATACTTCTGCTGCGAATCTTAAATTGTTAAGCGGATTCCCACCACCATTGTTTTACAGCGTTTATGACAAAGGAACTGATGCCCCGTTGGGTCTTACAGCTTATAAAGACTGGGACAAGGGCCTTGAAGCCGCCCGCGAACAAAACAAACCTATAATCCTGGATTTTACCGGTTGGGCTTGCGTAAATTGTCGAAAAATGGAAGAACAGGTATGGAGTGAACCCGGGGTTTATGATATCCTGAATGATGAATATATCCTTATTTCACTGTATGTAGACGATAGAAAAGAACTGCCGAAAAAAGCGCAGTTTAATTATATGAAACCAAAAGGCGGGATCAAGCCTATAAAAACAATTGGGGATAAATGGGCGACTTTTCAAACTTTAAATTTCCAAAATAATTCGCAACCTTTTTACGTGCTGTTGGATAATGAAGTGAACTTGCTTAACGAACCGGTTGGTTATACTCCTAAAGCTTCAGAATATCTCAGTTGGCTGGAAGAGGGGCTTGCGAAATTTAGAGAAGTCGCGGAGAATTAA
- a CDS encoding DUF885 family protein, protein MNFKILHKILAIVLFVLLISCNDKTGNYSAEEIAEHSEKLNEYFEAEFQKDLSESPMMQTQLGQKTNYGKWDDFSHLKYAEDRKKAKKRLEYLEKVEVGALNKQTKLSYDLYLQKIENEIEDYDYRFYDYPVNQMFGYHAELPAFLINMHRIDSLSDAKAYISRLEGIPKVMDDVIGNLKIREQNGIVPPVFVFDKVLDASRNVIKGKPFGKSLDDSALLKDFKAKIGNLEISEEKANGLISAAEKALTKGVKPAYQNLIVFLETQQKRANNDAGAWKFPKGEDFYKNALKRTTTTNLSAKEIHQIGLSEVERIHAEMEEIKKAVGFNGTLNDFFDFMRNDEQFYFANDSIGKKKYLNEATAIINTMKGSLDDLFLTKPEADLVVKAVEPFREKSAGKAFYQQPAKDGSRPGTYYANLYDMMAMPTYQMEALAYHEGIPGHHMQIAIAQELEDVPQFRKFSFYNAYVEGWGLYSELLPKEIGFYKDPYADFGRLAMELWRSCRLVVDTGIHAKKWTREEGIAYYKENTPNAESDCVKMVERHIVMPGQATAYKIGMNKILELRNHAEQELGEEFEIREFHDVILLDGALPLNILEEKVDDWISSK, encoded by the coding sequence ATGAATTTTAAGATTCTCCATAAAATCTTAGCTATAGTACTTTTTGTGCTTCTAATTTCCTGTAACGATAAAACCGGAAATTATTCAGCAGAAGAAATAGCGGAACATTCAGAAAAATTAAATGAATATTTCGAGGCTGAATTTCAAAAAGATTTGTCGGAATCTCCTATGATGCAAACCCAACTTGGACAAAAAACCAATTATGGGAAGTGGGATGATTTTTCTCATCTAAAATATGCCGAGGATCGAAAAAAAGCTAAGAAACGCCTGGAATATCTTGAAAAGGTTGAGGTAGGAGCCTTGAATAAACAAACTAAATTAAGTTACGATCTATATCTCCAAAAGATTGAAAATGAAATTGAAGATTATGATTACAGGTTTTATGATTATCCGGTAAATCAAATGTTCGGGTATCACGCCGAGTTACCTGCATTTTTAATCAATATGCACCGAATAGATTCCTTAAGTGATGCTAAGGCTTATATATCTAGACTTGAGGGAATTCCAAAGGTCATGGACGATGTAATTGGAAATCTAAAGATTAGAGAGCAAAACGGGATAGTTCCCCCGGTATTTGTTTTTGATAAAGTTTTAGATGCCAGTAGGAATGTGATTAAAGGAAAACCTTTTGGTAAATCCTTAGATGACAGTGCGCTTTTGAAAGATTTTAAAGCTAAAATTGGCAATCTGGAAATTTCAGAAGAAAAAGCAAATGGGTTGATATCAGCGGCTGAAAAAGCATTGACCAAAGGGGTAAAACCTGCCTACCAAAATTTGATTGTCTTTTTAGAAACGCAGCAGAAACGCGCTAATAACGATGCGGGAGCCTGGAAATTTCCTAAAGGTGAAGATTTTTATAAAAATGCCCTAAAAAGAACTACCACTACAAATCTTTCTGCTAAGGAGATCCATCAAATTGGATTGAGTGAAGTAGAAAGAATTCACGCTGAGATGGAAGAAATTAAAAAAGCAGTAGGTTTTAATGGTACCCTCAACGATTTCTTTGATTTTATGAGAAACGATGAGCAGTTTTATTTTGCGAACGATTCTATTGGCAAAAAGAAATACTTAAATGAGGCTACTGCAATAATCAATACCATGAAGGGTAGCTTAGACGACTTGTTTTTAACAAAACCTGAAGCAGACTTGGTGGTAAAAGCTGTGGAACCTTTTAGAGAAAAAAGTGCAGGAAAAGCTTTTTATCAGCAACCCGCTAAAGATGGCTCAAGACCGGGGACGTACTATGCTAATTTATATGATATGATGGCGATGCCAACTTACCAAATGGAAGCTTTGGCTTATCATGAAGGGATCCCGGGACATCATATGCAAATTGCCATTGCGCAGGAATTGGAGGATGTTCCGCAGTTTAGGAAATTCAGTTTTTACAATGCTTATGTAGAAGGATGGGGACTTTACAGCGAATTATTGCCTAAGGAAATTGGATTTTATAAAGATCCTTATGCTGATTTTGGACGGTTAGCCATGGAACTTTGGCGCTCTTGCAGACTTGTGGTAGATACCGGAATTCACGCTAAAAAATGGACTCGCGAGGAGGGAATAGCTTATTATAAAGAAAATACGCCTAATGCCGAGAGCGATTGTGTAAAAATGGTAGAAAGACATATTGTAATGCCCGGACAGGCAACAGCCTATAAAATTGGGATGAATAAAATTCTTGAATTAAGAAACCATGCCGAACAAGAACTTGGAGAAGAATTTGAAATTAGGGAATTCCATGATGTGATTCTTCTAGATGGAGCGTTACCTTTGAATATTCTGGAAGAAAAAGTAGATGACTGGATTTCCAGTAAATAA
- the tilS gene encoding tRNA lysidine(34) synthetase TilS: MEKAFKNEIKLQFPYLCNSKLLVAVSGGVDSIVLTHLCKSAKLDFALAHCNFNLRDEESDADEDFVAALAKRLKVKLFTENFDTAQYAQDNGISIQMAARDLRYEWFEELSLKHQFDYTLTAHHANDNLETFFINLVRGTGLEGLSGINSHNNKVIRPLLNFSRKEIETYAKANKIAWREDSSNASTKYLRNKIRHEIVPIFEELNPQFLETFMKTQSHLKENEELVEDYMSLLYPKIIAKTKFGYSLDINYLKKIPNPPAVLYQLLKSFGFTEWNDVYNLMTAQPGKMVFSASHRLIKDRDYLILTEINNTEDREYKIAKDEDFAILPMGTFSFSEVDRIGDKNSNCIYVDPEKLDFPLQVRKWQEGDIFYPFGMQGKKKLSDFFKDKKLSLPEKENSWLLCSGDKIVWVINQRADRRFSINSPNQKIIKITFSL, from the coding sequence ATGGAAAAAGCCTTCAAAAACGAGATTAAATTACAGTTTCCTTATCTGTGTAACAGCAAACTTTTGGTTGCGGTAAGTGGAGGGGTAGACAGCATCGTACTTACGCATTTATGTAAAAGTGCGAAACTTGATTTTGCTTTAGCGCATTGTAATTTTAACCTTAGGGATGAAGAAAGTGACGCCGATGAAGATTTTGTAGCCGCCCTGGCCAAAAGGTTAAAAGTCAAGCTTTTTACAGAGAATTTCGATACTGCGCAATATGCCCAAGATAATGGTATTTCTATTCAAATGGCGGCTCGCGATCTTAGGTATGAATGGTTTGAAGAATTAAGCCTAAAGCATCAATTCGATTATACTTTAACCGCGCATCACGCCAACGATAATTTAGAGACATTTTTTATCAATTTAGTTCGTGGTACCGGTTTGGAAGGATTGAGTGGCATAAATTCTCACAACAATAAAGTGATTAGGCCATTACTAAATTTCTCCCGAAAAGAAATTGAAACTTACGCGAAAGCAAATAAAATTGCCTGGAGGGAAGATAGTAGCAATGCTTCTACAAAATATCTTCGGAATAAAATTCGGCACGAGATTGTTCCGATTTTTGAAGAATTGAATCCGCAGTTTTTGGAGACTTTTATGAAAACCCAGTCTCATTTAAAGGAAAATGAAGAGCTGGTAGAAGATTATATGAGTCTGCTTTACCCAAAAATTATAGCAAAAACTAAATTCGGTTATAGCTTGGATATCAATTATCTAAAAAAGATCCCGAATCCTCCGGCAGTTTTATATCAATTGCTTAAATCTTTCGGGTTTACCGAATGGAACGATGTCTATAATTTAATGACTGCTCAACCGGGAAAAATGGTTTTTTCAGCTTCCCATAGGTTAATAAAGGATAGAGATTATCTTATTTTAACTGAAATAAATAATACTGAAGACAGGGAATATAAAATAGCAAAAGATGAAGATTTTGCCATCTTACCAATGGGAACATTTTCATTTTCAGAAGTAGACAGGATTGGCGATAAAAATTCAAATTGTATTTATGTAGATCCCGAAAAACTGGATTTTCCGCTACAGGTTAGAAAATGGCAGGAAGGCGATATTTTTTATCCATTTGGAATGCAAGGAAAAAAGAAGTTAAGCGACTTCTTTAAAGACAAAAAATTATCTTTGCCCGAGAAAGAAAACAGCTGGTTGCTGTGTTCTGGAGATAAAATTGTTTGGGTGATTAATCAACGCGCCGATAGGCGTTTTTCCATTAACTCACCCAATCAAAAAATTATAAAAATTACTTTCAGTTTATGA
- the pabB gene encoding aminodeoxychorismate synthase component I produces the protein MRTTITYTLEDPLKFKKQLLQWSRQFEEIAWLDSNSYAQQYGKFDALLAVGAFTAIKTDAFQAFAKLQEYQQTTKDWIFGYLSYDLKNDVEALSSKNFDGLDFPDIYFFQPQKLFLLKGNQVEMHYLNMLDDEIEEDFEEINNSKLITGNRKLTAGNSQPHIQSRISKEEYLEKVDKMLAYIQRGDIYEANFCQEFFAENREIEPFEVFQELNEISGPPFATFLKLEEHYLLSASPERYLKKTGSKLISQPIKGTARRSQDLDEDLEIANQLSKDPKEQSENVMIVDLVRNDLSKIAQKGSVKVEEICKVYSFKQVHQMISTISAEIETGIPPVEALRATFPMGSMTGAPKISAMKIIEELEETKRGLYSGAVGYFTPNGDFDFNVVIRSILYNSEKKYVSFSVGGAITAGSDPEKEYEECLLKAAAMRQALE, from the coding sequence GTGCGAACCACAATCACCTACACTTTAGAAGATCCATTAAAATTCAAGAAACAACTATTGCAGTGGAGCCGACAGTTTGAAGAAATTGCCTGGTTAGATAGTAATAGCTATGCGCAACAATATGGTAAATTTGATGCTTTGCTGGCTGTAGGTGCATTTACCGCGATAAAAACCGATGCATTCCAGGCTTTTGCAAAGCTCCAGGAGTACCAGCAAACTACAAAAGACTGGATCTTTGGTTACTTATCTTACGATCTTAAAAATGATGTAGAAGCGCTTTCTTCCAAAAATTTCGACGGACTCGATTTTCCGGATATTTATTTTTTTCAACCTCAAAAATTATTTCTGCTGAAAGGAAATCAGGTGGAAATGCATTATCTAAACATGCTGGATGATGAAATTGAAGAAGATTTCGAAGAAATTAATAACTCAAAACTCATAACCGGCAACCGAAAACTCACAGCTGGCAACTCACAACCGCACATCCAATCTCGAATTTCGAAAGAAGAATACCTGGAAAAGGTGGATAAAATGCTCGCTTACATTCAACGTGGGGATATTTATGAAGCCAATTTTTGTCAGGAGTTTTTTGCTGAAAACAGGGAAATTGAGCCGTTTGAAGTTTTTCAGGAACTCAATGAAATTTCAGGTCCGCCCTTTGCTACTTTTTTAAAATTAGAAGAACATTATTTATTGTCGGCTTCGCCGGAACGTTATTTAAAGAAAACGGGTTCAAAATTAATTTCGCAGCCTATAAAAGGAACGGCGAGACGTTCTCAGGATTTAGACGAAGATTTGGAAATTGCCAACCAACTTTCTAAAGATCCAAAAGAACAATCGGAAAATGTGATGATTGTGGACCTTGTTAGAAACGATCTTTCTAAAATCGCCCAGAAAGGCAGCGTAAAAGTAGAGGAGATTTGTAAGGTTTACTCTTTTAAACAAGTGCATCAAATGATCTCTACAATTTCTGCTGAAATCGAAACTGGAATTCCGCCGGTAGAAGCTTTGCGAGCAACATTTCCTATGGGAAGTATGACGGGTGCTCCAAAAATTTCAGCAATGAAAATTATCGAAGAATTGGAAGAAACCAAACGCGGACTTTACAGTGGCGCGGTGGGCTATTTTACCCCGAATGGTGATTTCGATTTTAACGTGGTAATACGCAGTATTCTTTATAATTCAGAAAAAAAATACGTTTCCTTTTCGGTTGGCGGTGCGATAACTGCCGGCTCAGATCCCGAAAAAGAATATGAAGAATGTTTATTAAAAGCCGCTGCAATGCGACAGGCTTTAGAATAA
- a CDS encoding aldose epimerase family protein translates to MKAIKKEDLKTISLINNKGSELQVLNYGAAVLSLKIIDKNGDKLNVVVSPRAEEFITSAYKDHNKCFGASVGRYAGRISKGEFKLDEVTYKLFEKDNVHLHGGDYGFQYKIWEIEEENDAPNPSVKLSYFSKDGEESYPGNLEVEVKYTLSEDDELLIEYSAKTDKKTVINLTNHTYFNLNGSGSISDQFLKIEAEKILEVDKNLLPTGNLTKLKKHPKNFGESKLIGNRPLDDTFVLKAEKDEVAARLFAPLTGIKMEVKTNQKALVAYAPENLPDDLNYRTEIAEAYPSICLEAQNFPDAPNFRNFPEAVLKPGEQYYNRISYKFSVTGK, encoded by the coding sequence TTGAAAGCTATTAAAAAAGAAGATCTAAAGACTATAAGTTTAATTAATAATAAAGGGAGTGAGCTCCAGGTACTCAATTATGGAGCTGCTGTACTTAGTCTAAAGATCATAGATAAGAATGGAGATAAGCTTAATGTGGTGGTAAGTCCAAGGGCAGAGGAATTTATTACTTCTGCGTACAAAGATCATAATAAGTGTTTTGGTGCTTCAGTGGGAAGATATGCCGGTAGAATTTCTAAGGGCGAATTTAAACTTGATGAGGTTACCTATAAATTATTTGAAAAAGATAATGTGCATCTTCACGGTGGAGATTATGGCTTTCAGTATAAAATTTGGGAAATCGAAGAAGAAAACGATGCGCCCAATCCTTCCGTAAAACTAAGTTATTTCAGCAAAGACGGGGAAGAATCTTATCCCGGAAATTTGGAGGTAGAAGTGAAATATACACTTTCTGAAGATGATGAGTTGCTTATAGAATATTCAGCAAAAACAGATAAGAAAACAGTAATTAATCTTACGAATCATACCTATTTTAATCTGAATGGTAGCGGTAGTATAAGTGATCAATTTTTAAAGATCGAGGCAGAGAAAATTCTGGAAGTTGACAAGAATTTATTGCCTACCGGAAATTTGACCAAGTTGAAGAAACATCCAAAGAATTTTGGCGAAAGTAAATTAATAGGAAACCGTCCCCTGGATGATACCTTTGTTTTAAAAGCTGAAAAAGATGAAGTAGCGGCAAGACTTTTTGCGCCTTTAACAGGGATTAAGATGGAAGTAAAGACCAATCAAAAAGCTTTAGTAGCCTATGCACCTGAAAATTTACCCGATGATTTAAATTACCGTACTGAAATTGCGGAAGCCTATCCTTCAATATGTTTGGAAGCACAAAATTTTCCAGATGCTCCTAATTTTAGAAATTTTCCTGAAGCCGTTTTAAAACCGGGAGAGCAATATTATAATCGAATTTCCTATAAATTTTCTGTAACCGGAAAATAA